From Candidatus Leptovillus gracilis, the proteins below share one genomic window:
- a CDS encoding polysaccharide deacetylase family protein, with translation MRRTKSTFLLLSVLSAAAAAGFFFKARLFSRLLEEQTSDEVLFRADPHDKVIALTIDDGPHDELTPEILDALAELQVPATFFIIGSQVPGNEAVMRRIVAEGHELGNHLMSDQRSITLDAGEFDRQLAETHALIAPFGPVRWFRPGSGFYNTRMLEQIRPYRYRCVVGSIYPYDAQFHSVEFATGYILGNVQPGSIIVLHDGCCDREGTVEVLRRVVPALKKRGYRFATLSDLTAL, from the coding sequence ATGCGCCGAACAAAAAGCACTTTTTTACTTCTTAGCGTCCTCAGCGCCGCCGCCGCCGCTGGCTTTTTCTTCAAGGCCCGGCTCTTTTCGCGTCTGTTAGAGGAGCAAACTTCCGATGAGGTGCTGTTCCGCGCCGACCCCCACGACAAAGTCATCGCTCTGACAATTGATGATGGCCCCCACGATGAGCTGACGCCGGAGATTTTAGACGCGCTGGCCGAGCTGCAAGTGCCCGCCACCTTTTTCATTATCGGCAGCCAGGTCCCCGGCAATGAGGCAGTGATGCGCCGCATCGTAGCCGAGGGGCACGAACTGGGCAATCACCTGATGAGTGACCAGCGTTCCATCACTCTGGACGCCGGCGAATTTGACCGTCAATTGGCGGAAACCCACGCGCTGATTGCCCCGTTTGGGCCGGTACGCTGGTTCCGGCCCGGTTCGGGCTTTTATAATACGCGCATGTTGGAGCAGATACGGCCGTATCGCTACCGCTGCGTTGTCGGTTCCATTTACCCTTACGACGCCCAGTTCCACTCTGTTGAATTTGCCACCGGTTACATTTTGGGCAACGTGCAGCCGGGGTCTATCATTGTGCTGCACGATGGATGCTGCGACCGGGAAGGCACGGTGGAGGTGCTGCGCCGGGTTGTGCCCGCCCTGAAAAAGCGTGGCTACCGCTTCGCGACTCTGTCAGACCTGACAGCTCTCTGA
- a CDS encoding alpha/beta fold hydrolase produces the protein MKKKLRGVKRRDIVFDYDLYRRSVPIPGVADAELSVLDLWPEGAERTILFLHGYAGVLESWEFQINYFASHNYRVVAPDLRGHGQSDAPYTRYTMDELVADLYAITQRLKLPEQFTLVAHSFGGSIAVEYANAHPEQLEKLVLIATAGEYPLPWFAKWLLKLPLNWLRPFWKYRTRFDAEIHVVKNMMANNMQHWQGWSLMRNISTPTLIITGERDNYFPRRVFEDVGKMIPDAEVIDVGSAKHKVQLERHQAVTRAIERFADGRPRTWRDAISRDNPLHGRIWLKSYSPGTPPSIPIPKRPLPDFLESAAHWLPRRPAIHFYGSQLTYKELNEQVNQMSHVFHGLGVRPGDRVMIILPNMPQMVVAFYGVLRAGGVVVLPNAEADTTTIIRQVRETQPKVLVTVHSFSQLAQAIKQMTGLNEFIFADLRTAVSHAVYQKLIARFGIADDEERHKAIAREVGQRMFTVRQDAPITPLGIEVQPDDLAAILYTSGTTGLSKGVALTHHNLVANTLQTRHWVPDLTYGQEVFLSVVPLLHSYGLISAMSVPIAVAATLVLLPVFDTPQVLEHIRDHKVTMFPGVPSMYMAINQTPDVRSYGLSSVKACISGAAPLPVEVQEAFEKLSHGRLVEGYGLTEASPVTHANPLYGLRKPGSIGVPLPNTDAKIISFITGEDLPVGQIGELVIRGPQVMQGYWQADGTLDNAIVLDDGWLDTGDVAVQDEDGYFRIISRKKDTIVFGEYTVFPRDVEEVLYENPRVLEVAVVGIGRAEEGQKVKAFVVPRPGANINKEELLDLCRRRLDPYAVPWDIEFREELPKSFIGKVLRRLLVQDQQSADNRQQ, from the coding sequence ATGAAAAAGAAACTCCGCGGCGTCAAACGACGCGACATTGTATTCGATTATGATCTCTACCGACGCAGCGTGCCCATCCCCGGCGTCGCCGACGCCGAATTGAGCGTGCTGGACTTATGGCCGGAAGGGGCCGAGCGCACCATTCTATTTCTGCACGGCTACGCTGGCGTGCTGGAATCGTGGGAGTTTCAGATCAATTATTTTGCCAGCCACAACTACCGCGTCGTCGCCCCCGATTTGCGCGGACACGGGCAAAGCGATGCGCCTTATACGCGCTATACCATGGACGAACTGGTCGCCGATCTATACGCCATCACCCAGAGGCTCAAGCTGCCGGAGCAGTTTACGTTGGTGGCCCACTCCTTTGGCGGTTCGATTGCCGTGGAATACGCCAACGCCCACCCGGAGCAGTTAGAAAAGCTGGTTCTCATCGCTACGGCCGGAGAGTACCCGCTGCCCTGGTTTGCCAAGTGGCTGCTGAAGCTGCCGTTGAACTGGCTGCGGCCGTTCTGGAAATATCGCACTCGCTTCGACGCCGAAATCCACGTCGTCAAAAATATGATGGCCAATAATATGCAGCATTGGCAGGGCTGGTCGCTGATGCGCAACATCAGCACGCCCACGCTGATTATCACCGGCGAACGGGACAATTATTTCCCGCGCCGCGTCTTTGAAGACGTAGGCAAGATGATCCCCGATGCCGAAGTGATTGACGTGGGATCGGCCAAACACAAGGTGCAGTTAGAGCGCCATCAGGCTGTCACCCGGGCCATCGAACGGTTCGCCGACGGCCGTCCGCGAACCTGGCGCGACGCCATTAGCCGGGATAATCCGCTGCACGGCCGTATCTGGCTCAAAAGTTACAGCCCCGGCACACCCCCATCCATCCCGATACCCAAACGGCCGTTGCCCGACTTTCTGGAAAGCGCCGCCCATTGGCTGCCGCGCCGCCCGGCCATCCACTTCTACGGCTCGCAGCTTACCTACAAAGAACTCAACGAGCAGGTCAACCAGATGAGCCACGTCTTTCACGGCTTAGGGGTGCGTCCCGGCGACCGGGTGATGATCATCCTGCCCAACATGCCGCAGATGGTGGTGGCCTTTTACGGCGTGCTGCGCGCCGGCGGCGTGGTGGTGCTGCCCAACGCCGAAGCCGACACCACCACCATCATCCGCCAGGTGCGCGAAACGCAGCCCAAAGTGCTGGTAACAGTCCACAGCTTCAGCCAGTTGGCCCAGGCCATCAAGCAGATGACCGGCCTGAACGAGTTCATATTTGCCGATTTACGCACGGCCGTTTCCCACGCCGTCTACCAGAAACTCATCGCCCGCTTTGGCATTGCCGATGACGAAGAGCGGCATAAAGCCATTGCCCGCGAAGTCGGCCAGCGCATGTTCACCGTGCGTCAGGACGCTCCCATCACACCGTTGGGCATCGAAGTGCAGCCCGATGACCTGGCCGCCATCCTCTACACCAGCGGCACTACCGGCCTGTCCAAAGGCGTCGCGCTCACCCATCACAACCTGGTCGCCAATACCCTGCAAACCCGCCACTGGGTCCCCGACCTGACTTACGGCCAGGAAGTCTTTCTCTCCGTCGTGCCGCTGCTGCACAGCTATGGTCTCATCAGCGCCATGAGCGTGCCCATTGCCGTGGCCGCCACTCTGGTTCTGCTGCCCGTCTTCGACACCCCCCAGGTGCTAGAGCATATCCGCGACCACAAAGTAACGATGTTTCCCGGCGTGCCTTCCATGTACATGGCAATTAACCAGACGCCCGACGTGCGCAGTTATGGTCTGTCCAGTGTGAAGGCGTGCATCAGCGGCGCGGCCCCACTGCCCGTTGAGGTGCAAGAGGCGTTCGAGAAGCTGAGTCACGGTCGTCTCGTCGAAGGCTACGGCCTCACCGAAGCCTCGCCCGTCACGCACGCCAACCCGCTTTATGGCTTGCGCAAACCTGGCTCCATTGGCGTGCCGCTGCCCAACACCGACGCCAAAATCATCAGCTTCATTACTGGTGAAGATCTCCCCGTTGGGCAGATCGGCGAGCTGGTCATACGCGGTCCGCAAGTGATGCAGGGCTACTGGCAGGCCGATGGCACTTTGGATAACGCCATCGTCCTGGATGATGGCTGGCTGGACACAGGCGACGTGGCCGTGCAAGACGAAGACGGCTACTTCCGCATTATCAGCCGCAAAAAAGACACCATTGTCTTCGGCGAATACACCGTGTTTCCCCGCGACGTGGAGGAGGTACTATACGAAAATCCGCGCGTTTTAGAGGTGGCCGTCGTGGGTATTGGTCGCGCCGAAGAAGGGCAAAAAGTGAAGGCGTTTGTTGTCCCCCGCCCCGGGGCCAACATCAACAAAGAGGAACTGTTAGACCTGTGCCGCCGCCGTCTGGACCCTTACGCTGTGCCCTGGGACATTGAGTTCCGCGAGGAACTGCCCAAATCCTTTATTGGCAAGGTCTTGCGCCGCCTGCTGGTGCAAGACCAACAATCAGCCGACAACCGTCAACAATGA
- a CDS encoding sensor histidine kinase, with protein MTRPNRTELDLETHGRLSILVVVAVGYLVTFLGAFSANGYTGTWLETFLALLFGVVFSLLCAYDWLFFHYVQGAWKKPLYFGIQLGLLFAIQWLIGPGGIWLVSLPLAGLAVEHLSPLWRWPVYLGILFGMFVSIGFRYQDWQSVFLFTLSVSPAIFFVVVFSEQGVRERTARQKAEELTADLEEANHRLSAYAAQVEELATTQERNRLAREIHDNLGHYLTVVNVQIGAAKVLLAHEPERAMAALDKAQGLTQEGLTAVRQSVSSLRESPLAKRPLPQAIAALVQESNNAGIVTDLTLHGDYRPLTPQTELTLYRVAQEGLTNIRKHARASRANLTLDYANPEQVQLMVADNGLGAAAAGSGFGLLGIRERVLLLNGDMEIETAVNHGFCLRVTIPK; from the coding sequence ATGACCAGACCAAACCGAACCGAATTAGACTTGGAAACACACGGCCGTCTTTCCATCCTGGTTGTTGTTGCTGTCGGTTATCTGGTCACGTTTCTGGGCGCCTTTTCTGCCAACGGCTATACCGGCACATGGTTGGAAACCTTTTTGGCGCTGCTGTTTGGGGTGGTTTTTTCCCTGCTTTGCGCCTATGACTGGCTCTTTTTTCATTACGTCCAGGGCGCCTGGAAGAAGCCGTTATACTTTGGCATCCAGCTTGGCCTGCTTTTTGCCATTCAATGGTTGATTGGTCCGGGTGGCATCTGGTTGGTTTCCTTGCCGCTGGCCGGGCTGGCGGTAGAGCATCTGTCGCCGCTGTGGCGTTGGCCGGTTTACCTGGGCATATTGTTCGGCATGTTCGTCTCCATTGGCTTTCGTTATCAGGATTGGCAGTCTGTTTTTTTGTTTACTCTCAGCGTTAGTCCGGCCATCTTTTTTGTGGTGGTTTTTTCGGAGCAGGGGGTGCGTGAACGCACTGCCCGTCAGAAAGCAGAAGAATTGACGGCCGACCTGGAAGAGGCCAACCATCGCTTATCGGCTTATGCCGCGCAGGTGGAGGAGTTGGCAACCACACAGGAGCGCAACCGGCTGGCGCGAGAGATTCATGACAATTTGGGCCATTACCTGACGGTGGTGAATGTGCAAATCGGCGCGGCCAAAGTGCTGTTGGCCCATGAGCCAGAGCGGGCCATGGCCGCTTTGGACAAGGCGCAGGGGTTGACCCAGGAAGGGTTAACGGCCGTGCGTCAATCTGTCAGTTCGCTGCGCGAATCACCGTTGGCTAAACGGCCGTTGCCCCAAGCCATCGCTGCGCTGGTCCAGGAATCCAACAATGCCGGCATCGTCACCGATTTGACCCTTCACGGCGATTACCGCCCTCTGACCCCTCAGACCGAGTTAACGCTCTACCGCGTGGCCCAGGAAGGGCTGACCAATATCCGCAAACATGCCCGCGCTTCCCGCGCCAATCTGACGCTGGATTATGCCAACCCGGAGCAGGTGCAGTTGATGGTGGCCGACAATGGTTTGGGCGCAGCCGCTGCCGGCAGCGGGTTTGGGCTGCTGGGCATACGGGAGCGAGTGCTGCTGCTGAACGGCGATATGGAGATAGAAACGGCCGTCAACCACGGCTTTTGCCTGCGCGTCACCATTCCTAAGTGA
- a CDS encoding response regulator transcription factor — translation MSIRVLLVDDQALFREGLRTLLSVWPDLEVVGEAGNGQEALVLAAAVRPDVVLMDLRMPVLDGAAATRRLLAEWPDTKIIVLTTFDDDDHVFDGLRAGAVGYLLKDVPSEKLVEAIRLAAEGKSFLQPSIAAKVVAEFARLTAVPPVTAVSTSPLVEPLSDREREILALLSTGASNKEIAAQLYIAEGTVKNHVTNILGKMGARDRTQAALKAKEMGLL, via the coding sequence ATGAGCATTCGCGTATTACTGGTAGATGATCAGGCACTTTTTCGGGAAGGGCTGCGCACCCTTCTTTCGGTCTGGCCAGACCTGGAGGTGGTAGGCGAAGCGGGCAACGGCCAGGAAGCGTTGGTGCTGGCCGCGGCCGTGCGTCCCGACGTGGTTTTGATGGATTTGCGGATGCCGGTTTTAGATGGCGCAGCCGCCACACGCCGCCTGCTGGCCGAGTGGCCCGATACCAAAATCATCGTCCTCACCACGTTTGATGACGACGACCACGTGTTTGATGGCTTGCGCGCCGGGGCGGTGGGCTATTTACTCAAGGATGTGCCCTCGGAGAAATTAGTCGAGGCAATTCGTCTGGCGGCAGAGGGTAAATCCTTTTTGCAGCCGTCTATTGCCGCCAAAGTGGTAGCGGAATTTGCCCGGTTAACGGCCGTACCCCCGGTAACGGCCGTATCTACCTCCCCGTTAGTTGAACCCCTGTCTGACCGCGAACGGGAAATTCTAGCGCTGCTATCCACCGGAGCCAGCAACAAGGAAATCGCCGCGCAGCTTTATATCGCCGAAGGTACTGTGAAGAATCACGTCACCAACATTCTCGGCAAAATGGGCGCGCGTGACCGCACCCAGGCGGCCCTCAAGGCCAAAGAGATGGGCCTCCTTTAA
- a CDS encoding D-alanine--D-alanine ligase produces the protein MTALRSGGHDVTFLEGDRSLFENLVRLKPDICFNICEGHFGDSREAQVPAILEMLRIPYTGSQVLTLALTLDKPMTKRVLTYHGLPTPQFQVFERVHEPISADLIFPLFVKPSREGTGMGISAESVVQNETQLRTQLRRLFDRYDQPVLAEHFIEGREITVGVVGNLTTPVAWRVPDDEEAQRVSKGLSLLPPLEIDMTRYPDEEGGIYTSRIKTELVHTFHYLCPAPIEQAMLDELNWLTAATFRVTGCLDVARVDFRLDANDGNKPYILEVNPLPGLNPEYSDLCIEARAEGWSYEELVNRILNEAIERYGL, from the coding sequence ATGACCGCTCTCCGATCGGGCGGCCACGATGTCACCTTTTTGGAAGGGGACAGAAGCCTGTTTGAAAACTTAGTCCGGCTCAAGCCAGACATTTGCTTTAATATTTGTGAAGGCCATTTTGGCGACTCGCGGGAAGCGCAGGTTCCGGCCATCCTGGAAATGCTGCGCATCCCCTACACCGGCTCCCAGGTCCTCACGTTGGCTCTGACCCTGGACAAGCCGATGACCAAGCGTGTCCTCACCTACCATGGCCTGCCAACGCCCCAATTTCAGGTCTTCGAGCGTGTTCACGAACCCATCAGCGCCGATCTGATATTCCCCTTGTTTGTCAAACCGAGCCGCGAAGGCACCGGCATGGGTATCAGCGCCGAATCGGTGGTGCAGAACGAGACCCAACTGCGGACCCAGCTACGCCGATTGTTCGACCGTTATGATCAACCGGTGCTGGCCGAACACTTTATCGAAGGGCGAGAGATTACCGTAGGCGTGGTAGGCAACCTGACCACGCCGGTCGCCTGGCGCGTGCCCGACGATGAAGAAGCGCAGCGTGTCTCCAAGGGGCTTTCGCTGCTGCCGCCGCTGGAAATAGACATGACTCGCTATCCCGACGAAGAAGGGGGCATCTACACCAGCCGCATCAAGACCGAACTGGTACACACCTTCCACTATCTATGCCCGGCGCCAATTGAGCAGGCGATGTTGGATGAGTTAAACTGGTTGACGGCCGCTACTTTTCGTGTCACCGGCTGCCTGGACGTTGCCCGCGTGGATTTTCGCCTGGACGCCAATGATGGTAACAAGCCGTACATTCTGGAAGTGAATCCCCTGCCCGGCCTGAACCCGGAATATTCTGACCTGTGCATCGAAGCCAGGGCGGAGGGCTGGAGCTATGAAGAACTGGTTAACCGTATCTTAAACGAAGCGATAGAACGGTATGGACTATAA
- the pulA gene encoding pullulanase-type alpha-1,6-glucosidase, producing MPAPAVAQPNLVVIPGTIQSVLGCPGDWQPECEATALIYNETDQLWSNTFTIPAGDYEYKAALNGSWDVNFGLAAQPGGPNVPLSLAQETAVTFLFSTQTGWVADSVNSVIANVPGSFQDELGCAADWQADCLRSWLQDPDGDGLFLFQTDAIPAGEYEARVAVGQNPDDSYGEGGALDGANIPFTVAADGDLVTFAWDSASNLINIRVGGGGPVGNIREAKAHWVTTDTIAWDITADDSSTYRLYYSLDGKLSLSFSDISGGDWLRLTPDPAGLPDGVKEKFPHLADYAAFKIDRADFFNARLALKGQMAVAMSDAAGGLLDATGLQIPGVLDDLFAYNGPLGVSYEEGAPVLRVWAPTAQRVRLALFPDDNPADAPEFFPMRIDSNTGVWSVVGAADWDRRYYLYEVQIFAPTTGAVETNLVTDPYSFNLSLNSTLSQIVNLDDADLLPDGWTAVAKPPLAAPEDITIYELHIRDFSIYDESVPEMLRGTYMAFTVDSDGTRHLAALADAGLSHLHLLPSFDIATINEDAAARVEPDPTELAAFPPDSEQQQAIIGEVRDLDGFNWGYDPLHYTVPEGSYSTDPTGVTRIVEYRQMVQALNQMGLRVVMDVVYNHTNASGQNDKSVLDRIVPGYYHRLSGSGRVETSTCCQNTATEHAMMRKLMVDSVITWAKEYKVDAFRFDLMGHHMLDDMLAVRAALDALTLANDGVDGRAIYLYGEGWNFGEVANNARGVNATQFNAAGTGIGVFNDRLRDAARGGSPFGGQQEQGFINGLYYDPNETDQGAASAQLDSLLNFADLIRVGLAGNLADYQFTGAAGVLTTGADVSYNGSPAGYTQDPQENIVYVSKHDNETLFDAIQYKAPLTADMDARVRMHNLGSSIVMLSQGVPFFQAGDDLLRSKSLDRNSYNSGDWFNAVDWTGNSTNWGKGLPAAADNQSMWPVMGPLLANPDLAASSEHTAVSAAHFREFLQIRASSPLFRLQTAAEVQARLRFHNTGPEQIPGVIVMSLSDLEGENLDSNYALVVTLFNANDDPLNFSAADWVNLPLELHPVLLNSADALVAESSFDAATGTVSVPGRTTAVFVLPDSAVQAELPAATIEAETAVTEEFQPAATPEPPTTAEAETATVTADDGANNALVAGGLVAAGIAAVGGGLYLWRRKQTNE from the coding sequence ATGCCCGCCCCGGCTGTCGCCCAGCCCAACCTGGTCGTCATCCCCGGCACAATTCAGAGCGTCCTGGGCTGCCCCGGCGATTGGCAGCCAGAATGCGAAGCCACCGCCCTGATTTATAACGAAACCGACCAGCTTTGGTCCAATACCTTCACCATCCCCGCCGGCGATTACGAATACAAAGCCGCCCTCAACGGCAGTTGGGACGTGAACTTTGGGCTGGCCGCCCAGCCCGGCGGCCCTAACGTCCCCTTGTCGCTGGCGCAAGAAACGGCCGTCACTTTCCTCTTCTCCACCCAAACCGGCTGGGTCGCCGACAGCGTCAACAGCGTCATCGCCAACGTACCCGGCAGCTTTCAAGATGAACTGGGCTGCGCCGCCGACTGGCAGGCCGACTGCCTGCGCTCCTGGCTGCAAGACCCCGACGGCGACGGCCTTTTCCTATTCCAGACCGACGCCATCCCCGCCGGTGAGTATGAAGCCCGCGTCGCTGTCGGCCAGAACCCGGATGACAGCTATGGCGAAGGCGGCGCGCTGGATGGAGCCAACATCCCCTTCACCGTCGCCGCCGATGGCGACCTGGTCACATTCGCCTGGGATTCGGCCAGTAACCTGATCAACATTCGCGTCGGTGGCGGTGGCCCGGTGGGCAACATCCGCGAAGCCAAAGCGCATTGGGTCACGACCGATACCATCGCCTGGGACATAACCGCCGACGACAGCAGCACCTACCGCCTGTACTACAGCCTGGACGGCAAACTCAGCCTCAGCTTTAGCGACATCAGTGGCGGCGATTGGCTGCGCCTGACGCCTGATCCGGCCGGTTTACCCGATGGCGTGAAGGAAAAATTCCCCCACCTGGCCGATTACGCCGCCTTCAAAATTGACCGCGCCGACTTTTTTAATGCGCGGTTGGCGTTGAAAGGGCAAATGGCCGTTGCCATGAGCGACGCCGCCGGCGGCCTGTTGGACGCCACCGGCCTACAGATTCCCGGCGTACTGGACGACCTGTTCGCCTACAATGGTCCATTGGGCGTCAGCTACGAAGAGGGCGCCCCGGTGCTGCGCGTCTGGGCGCCCACGGCGCAGCGCGTGCGCCTGGCGCTGTTCCCCGACGACAACCCGGCCGACGCACCCGAATTTTTCCCCATGCGCATAGATTCTAACACCGGCGTCTGGAGCGTGGTCGGCGCGGCCGATTGGGACCGCCGCTATTACCTTTACGAAGTGCAGATCTTCGCTCCCACCACCGGCGCGGTGGAAACCAACCTGGTTACCGACCCCTACTCCTTCAATTTGTCGCTCAACAGCACACTCAGCCAGATTGTCAACCTGGATGACGCCGATTTGCTGCCGGATGGGTGGACGGCCGTCGCCAAACCGCCGCTCGCCGCCCCCGAAGACATCACCATCTACGAACTGCACATCCGCGACTTCAGCATCTACGATGAAAGCGTGCCGGAAATGCTGCGCGGAACCTACATGGCCTTCACCGTAGACAGCGACGGCACGCGCCACTTGGCGGCGTTGGCCGACGCTGGCCTGAGCCACCTCCACCTGCTGCCCAGCTTCGACATCGCCACCATCAACGAAGACGCCGCCGCCCGCGTAGAGCCAGACCCGACCGAATTGGCCGCCTTCCCGCCGGACTCCGAGCAGCAGCAGGCCATTATCGGCGAAGTGCGCGATTTAGATGGGTTCAATTGGGGTTACGATCCATTGCACTACACCGTGCCTGAAGGCAGCTACAGCACCGACCCCACCGGCGTGACGCGCATTGTCGAGTACCGCCAGATGGTGCAGGCGCTGAACCAAATGGGGCTGCGGGTGGTGATGGATGTGGTCTATAATCATACCAACGCCAGCGGCCAAAACGACAAATCGGTACTGGACAGGATTGTGCCCGGCTATTACCACCGCCTCAGCGGCAGCGGCCGTGTCGAAACCTCTACCTGCTGCCAAAACACCGCCACCGAACACGCCATGATGCGCAAACTGATGGTGGATTCGGTCATCACCTGGGCCAAAGAATACAAAGTAGACGCTTTCCGCTTCGACCTGATGGGCCACCATATGCTGGACGATATGCTGGCGGTACGCGCCGCCCTGGACGCGCTGACGTTGGCGAATGATGGCGTAGACGGCCGGGCCATCTACCTCTACGGCGAAGGCTGGAACTTCGGCGAAGTGGCCAACAACGCCCGCGGCGTCAACGCCACCCAATTTAACGCCGCCGGAACCGGCATCGGCGTCTTCAACGACCGGCTGCGCGACGCCGCGCGCGGTGGTTCGCCCTTTGGCGGGCAGCAAGAGCAGGGCTTCATCAACGGCCTCTACTACGACCCCAACGAAACCGATCAGGGCGCGGCATCGGCCCAACTAGACAGCCTGCTCAACTTCGCCGACCTGATTCGCGTCGGGCTGGCCGGCAACCTGGCCGACTACCAATTCACCGGCGCGGCCGGCGTCCTGACCACCGGCGCGGATGTCAGCTACAACGGCAGCCCGGCCGGTTACACCCAGGACCCCCAGGAAAACATCGTCTACGTCTCCAAGCACGACAACGAGACGCTGTTCGACGCCATCCAGTACAAAGCGCCGCTGACGGCCGACATGGACGCCCGCGTGCGGATGCACAACCTGGGCAGCAGCATCGTCATGCTCAGCCAGGGTGTGCCTTTCTTCCAGGCCGGCGATGATCTGCTGCGCTCCAAATCGTTGGACCGCAACAGCTACAATTCCGGCGACTGGTTCAACGCCGTGGATTGGACTGGCAACAGCACCAACTGGGGCAAGGGGCTGCCTGCCGCCGCCGACAACCAGAGCATGTGGCCGGTGATGGGTCCCCTATTGGCTAACCCCGACCTGGCAGCCAGCAGCGAACACACGGCCGTTTCCGCCGCCCACTTCCGCGAATTCCTGCAAATTCGCGCCAGTTCGCCTCTCTTCCGCCTGCAAACGGCCGCTGAGGTGCAGGCGCGGCTGCGTTTTCACAACACCGGGCCAGAGCAAATCCCTGGCGTCATTGTCATGAGCCTGTCGGACCTGGAAGGGGAGAATCTGGACTCGAACTATGCCCTTGTCGTCACGCTGTTTAACGCCAACGACGATCCGCTCAACTTCAGCGCGGCTGATTGGGTGAATTTGCCCCTGGAACTGCATCCGGTGCTGCTCAACTCCGCCGACGCGCTGGTGGCTGAATCCAGCTTTGATGCGGCGACGGGTACGGTTAGCGTGCCAGGACGGACGACGGCCGTTTTCGTCTTACCAGACAGCGCGGTTCAGGCAGAACTGCCGGCAGCCACGATTGAGGCAGAAACGGCCGTGACCGAGGAGTTCCAGCCCGCCGCCACCCCCGAACCCCCAACGACAGCCGAAGCTGAAACCGCTACGGTAACCGCAGATGATGGCGCAAACAATGCCCTGGTTGCTGGTGGGTTGGTAGCAGCCGGAATAGCGGCCGTCGGCGGTGGTCTGTACCTCTGGCGACGCAAACAAACCAATGAATAA